AATTGGGCTCCTTGGGAGATTTTCTTGATAAAACCAGTTAGCACTTGAATATGTAAAGCTTTCACTCATTGAGTTGGTCTAAAGATGCATCGTTCAACATCATTGAATGGGATTTGTTCCAAAAACAACGTTTAATTGAAAATACTGGATCTATTATTGGATAATACTTATGATAGAGAGCAGAGATAGGGGAAAAAGTAAATTGTCGCCACGAATTGCATGCTAAAGCCAGGCTCATACAGaactaaaaaaaaaaaaaaaaaacaacagAAGCAAAGATACCTCATTTTGCCAGAGGATCTCCATCTAACTTGTTCGCAGCTGTACAGGTATCGTACATAATATTTTTGATCATCTACCGACGCAGCGCATCTCTCAAAGGCGAGTCACCCCGGCGGAAGGAAGCTACATCATCACATATGTTAGTCACACGCCTCTCTGAATCTGATCATACCAAACTGGTCCGTAAGGTCTCCGGGGATCGTTGACATACAGTCTGCCTCCTCCCACGCACGTCCAGCTCCGAAACCAAGACCAACCCACGCGGGCCACGCTCTGCGCTTGAACAGGAGAACCGAGAAGACAACACCGAACGACAGACCGAGCGAAGAGCGGATAAGCATCGAGGAGATGGCGCGATCCCACTATACACAGAAAAGAGTCGTATTAGTTGACTGCTCGGGGGAAGGGGCACGTGAGTGAGTGAGAGTGTGTAGTGTTCAATTGGGCATTGTGGATTCTTCTTCCGCCTGTCCAATGCCTATCGAGATATATATCTCGGGTATGCCACCGAATTGCAAGAGATATCTAGCACAATTTGACGCCGTACCTTCTCGTTCAGCAGGGCCTCGCTGACGGGCTTAGTCGATCTCTGGACCGGCACAACCGGCTTGGATTCGTTGGATTCGGCCATTGCGACTGTAACTCTAGGCGAGGAATATCTCTGTTAGTCCTTGCGTCGAGCCAATCGAACGTGAGTCCACTTACTATCTGCAGTAGACAAGAAAATACGGCAGGGTTTTGGTGATGGCGGAGTAGGAATAGGTCGGGTGCGATGTCCGCCTCGGGCAGAGCTTCTGCCGGGCAAAGGCGGTCGGAAAAACTAGGCGTTTTGGGGCGGCCGGCGTTTCTGTCGTCAGTCgggcttcttttttttttttcttcggtACTCCTGCTCTTTCTTGCTATATACATACTGCACTCAGACAGTATAAAGCAAGACGAGTTGGTTGCTGATGTGCCAGAACCTTGAAATATCTGGGAGCATACTTTAGACCGACTCGTCTGGTTCTTCTTTCGTGATGCCGTCGTTTGCGGAGGTGAGTTTTTTGAGTTCCTTATTAGAGATTCACGTTCCTGTGAGCTGGGACAAGAGGAATGTGGCTAATGGCTGTCTTATTCGCAGCGTCCGCGCTCGTCGCAAGAGGCCCTGCTGCGACTAGAAAAGGGCACCGCCTCCCCGACTAGCCAACTCAACGAGGCAACCCAGATCATTGGTCTTGATCTGGCTTTATGCGCCAGTCACCCGGAGATCAATAGAGCCGCGCAAATCCGACACAATGCGGCCCCGAAGGAAGAGTGGGTTCTCCGGTGGCTTTTGAAGAAGTTGAGGACAGGGAAGAACTATCGTGTTGAGTCAGCTTCTTTCTTACTTTTACGGCAACTCGTGGATCTTATCCCTCCGAAAACCTTGGCGACGACGTTGAAGGACCAGAAGTTCCTTGTGATTCTGAACGATACGATTTCCGATTTGGAAGAGGATATTTTCGCGAGCGTTGAGAATGGTACGGCAGAGTTTTTGTGCTCGGAATCGGAGTCCAGTCAGACTGTGGGAGATACGCCGGAGCAAATATCGAAGCGTGATAAGAAGGGGacaaagaggaagagggccgGTGAAAATGGTGATGGGGACCAAGGGGATGCGATGGATATCGATGAATCGCCGCAGTCGCCAGCCTCGTGTTTCTTGACTTTCATCCGCTTGCTGGACTGCCTTTACAGCATTGTGACGCTTGCGAACCGTACGCTTGAACTTGACGAAATAGCCAGCTCTCACTTGAAGCATGCGCTCAGGGGTGAACCAGAGTCGGTTGCTACGTTGTTGGCAAAGTCGTTCAGATTGGCTGCTCTCGTGACTACCCAGTTCTCACACGGACGAAAGACGACCGATCTACAGCATTTGCTCTACGTTCTTCCGGCAATTTTGGAACTGTGGGAATTGAGGTCATTCCGCCGAGACGATTCTGAGAACAATTCCAGCAACGATTGTTTTGCGAAGCACAGTTTTCAACATGCGATGCGACTTCAGCATTGCGTGCGTTCCACTCAACTCGACACTGATGAGAGAGCGCAGGTGCTGCAAGGAGTTGAGCGCCTCATTGCACGTCATGTTGTGCTTCCCGCGCGTGAAGGTTTCTTCAAGAGAGGAGGCTCAGGGATAAACTATTCTGCAGGCGACCCGGACTGGACTCCCGTCAAGCCAATCACCGATGCATTAAGGCCGATTCTTTGCGACACAATCTCCGCCAACGAGGAGACTGCGGACAAAGTTGATGCTATGAAGAAACAAGATCTTTGGAAGACGGCCGAACTCTTGCCCAATTTCTTTGAAATTGCGTCGCGTTCCGTCCCTCGGGACACCTTCCGGCTCCAGACACACGAAGCTCCTTGGTTGGAGACCTTGTTTGTTGCCGTAGCTGAGCTTGCATTCTCCATTGCGAAAGAGGAGAGCCCGGCTACGTACTCTTCCGACTTCGTCCTGCTTCTCGAACGACTCTTCCGTGTGGTCCTTGATCGGAAAATCCAATTGTCTCTGCACACCCTGCTCACCCATGCTGCGTACACCGGCCTCCTCAGGAACGAGCTAACACAGGTCCACTGGAACCTGACAGCGTTGCTCATCGAATTGGGTGTCGACATTTTCCTGCCGAACTCGGGCCTTCCGGATGCTATCAATCTATTGAATGCTTTACTTCAGAAGATCTTGCTTAATTGGCAGAGCAACATGTCCCACCTAGATCCTAATTACGAACTGATCAAGAGTGGGATTGTGATTCCATTGCTGCAGGGTTTCACAGCTGCGAGAGATTTGCCGACATTCATGCAGCTTTGGTATGAACAGCTCATCGCCGTGGAGGAGACACGCTCTCAAAACAATAGCTTGAGCTCTTTCACTGTGtgggaggatgatgatctATGCAACGTTTACAGTGAAGCGATGCGGAATCCTCTTACCAATGCGCACTTCCAAGCGCAATTGCGAGCAGCTTCGGTTGAGATTCAGCACGAAGATGGCCGGGTTTCCGACTCCGCCGGCTCCTATGCACAGTTCGTGATATTGGAAGCGGGGATGAGAAAGCGCAATTTGAATTTTGAAGATGCCAACGAACCTTTGCAAAATATCCTCGGAATCGCAACATCGACCTTATCCTCCAAGCAAACGCTTCATTGGAGGTGGCGCCTGTGGAGATTTGCTCGGGACCTGTTGGAGAACAACCTGCAGTCCACTGACAACCCCTTTGGTCATGCCGTGATGAAACTGACCGATGTTTCTGCGAAGACCATTCAGCGGCACAGGAAAGACCAGATGAAGAAGCCTCGTGCAGCATTGGAGTCTTTCGAAGCCTATCGATTCTCTCTCCTGGCTATTAAGGAGTCTATCGATTCAGCTGGTTTGGGCAAATTCAGCGCACTCACTCGCGAAATTGCAGACTTCTTCAAGGTCATTACCAAGGAGGATGCAGTGGCATCCATGGCCTCGCCATGGAATGGTCGAGCTGAAACTCTCGAACTCCAAGTCTCACTTGCCTTAGGATATTTCCTGGCGCTCGTGAGAAGCCCCAGTGTTTGGGGTTTGATCAAATACGATATTAGGCGCTCTTTGTTTGAACACACACTGTCTTTGGCTGCTTCGCAGTACCACGCTTCCTCAACCGGGTTGGAAAGAGCCCCCTTCCATGCAAGATTCCTCCAAGCCTGGGCCAGTGTGGTGTGTCATGAATACCTCCTTAACGCACCAGCTATCACCAGTGACTTGATTTTCGTGCTTTCGGAGCGCATAAAGAGTGATGTTTCCAACCGCAAGCTTTACGTTGAGAGTCTGCAGAGAATCCCCGCATCCTTGGTTACTCGCCGCCAGAGGGCGGTTCTTTTGGACTTGCTGCAAGACGTCATTCGCCAAGAGGATAACCCGCTGGAAATTACGGTCGGTATGCTGTCGCTGATGGCTAAGTTGGCTGACATGCCCAAATCCGGAGCGGCTTTGACCAGcgactgggaacccacatGGAACGCTGCCAAATCGGTTACTCTGCAGGGCACCGAAGTCGATCTCCAGATTATGAAAGCCTTCCGGCACTTGCACAAGGCGGTTATCGCCAAGTTGCTTGTTCTCTCGGACGAGGAACGAAGCAAGCTGTTCAAGAAGATGTATCGTAAAGTCACTTCCAAGGCGTCCAAATTGAAATCCGTCGACCGCGACTCCATGGACTGCTTCTTCTTGCGGATTTCACTGTCGCAGCTGTGGGTCCATCGCCATCAACTATCAGGTGTCTTAGACGAGACGGAGCTGGCAGCTTGCCGCCAGAAGGTGTTCGACTTGGTTGTGGCGGAAGTGAAGTCTGTCAAGGACCAATGCAAAAAGCAAAAGTTGGAAGACACGATCACCCTGATCAAGGTTCTTGATGCGCTAGAAGACTTTGAAGACCTGGCTACCGACAACGTCGAGGTAGACAAATTCTTGTCGAAGATTGAGAGCTACGTTGAGAAGTCGATCGACTCCGAGTCTCCCTTGAGGAGGCTAATCCGGCGTCGGGTGCTGGTTGGTCGAGGAGGAGCGGACAAAGATATCACCTTACCTGTCATGCAGGTCGCTGAGACTCTTCCCCTGCAACAGTTGTACGGCGAACAGCAGCAACTATTCATCCGCGCTACGTTGGAACGGTTCCGATCTATGTCTGTGGATGATCTGACCGGTGTCATTCAGCAAATTCGGAGTATCGGGTTTGAAGGGGACAACGCCGCCTACCGTTTGCTTGTCGCCAGTTTGGCAGTTGCCTCAATGCCAACTGTTGAGGACAAGGAAAGCGCCGCAGCAAAGGAACTATCGTCACTGTGCACTGCAGTTACAGAGTCCATGCCTCATAGCCAGAGCATCGAGCATTTCACATTCGCTACAGAATGCTTGGACATGCTCCTCCGTACTCATACCCGATGCATCGCGCAGTGGAATATTGACAACGTTCTGGCTGCGATTGCGGTCGCTGCCTCCAAAGCAGGACCCCGGATTAACACAGATTATGCCGCCCCGATTTACGTCCGTCTTTGTCGGTTAATGGGTGTGCTTCTGGGCCTGCATCGCCAGAAGCTTGGAGGCCGTTTCCACCTGATACTCCCCGCCATGCAACGGTTGCTGAACTGCCTATTTGCGCGATCTCGGAAACGGACTCGATCCATGCGGTCGGAGAAGGGATCGACAGAGCAGCCGCTCTGGCTCGCACCGCTGCAGGCATCGCATGCCGTGCACTTTACCCGCCTACTCACCTCCCTCTGCGATCCCACCGTGTCCGCTGTATCGCGGCCCACTCAATCTGGTCCCGGAGGACAAGAAGGCTTGACGGATCAGACCAAGAAAGCCAAGCGGATTGCGGGACAGTACCTTCAGTACCTGATTATGGAGTACGCGCAGAGCTCTCTTCGTGGTTCTATGACTCCTGAAGTGAAGACGGCGATTCTTCCGGGATTGTACACGGCACTGGATGTGATGTCGCGAGAGACAATGCGGGCACTGAATGCTGGGTTGGACGCATCTGGACGGTCAGTGTTCAAGGCCTTGTACGATGACTACATGAAGTTTGGAAAGTGGAACAAGGGGTAATACTGTATGCATACTGTACTTCTGGAGACTGTATATTTTGCATGAGATACCATTAATGCATTAGGATAGAGAATCAAATAGTATTATTAATGATTCTAACGCATAGACCCGACACTACTACTATTACAGTACGGCGAAACATCCCACCCATACAGGATTCATCTATATCCAAGGCCGATCTTAGTGGGATGGACTTAGTTCAGCTCCTTGTGACCAAGGCTATCCCGATTGCGTTCATTGGTCAATTACAGGACGACTCCAATCGCGTGCCGGAGAATATTAATCGTGCCCACATGAGTATCTTTGCTGCTTTCGATCCTGCAGACTATGTAGGTGGTTTTTCTGCAGAACTACGCGGGTCATGTCCGGCGCATAATCAAGGGATTTAAGTAGCGCAATGGATGATGCTTTACTGGGATCCAGCATCCCCCTGTTTCTCATCCTTTTCAGAACTGGAGGGCAGAGATAAATCCAGTTAATCTAGTATTCGATCGCGATGCTTTCGATTCTGATCGCCACGCTTATTGCGCTCTGTTCCTGGTACTTCCTGAGCCCAAAACG
This Aspergillus chevalieri M1 DNA, chromosome 3, nearly complete sequence DNA region includes the following protein-coding sequences:
- the MIC10 gene encoding MICOS complex subunit MIC10 (BUSCO:EOG09265PQX;~COG:S;~EggNog:ENOG410PQM9;~InterPro:IPR007512;~PFAM:PF04418;~TransMembrane:1 (o36-55i);~antiSMASH:Cluster_3.5;~go_component: GO:0005743 - mitochondrial inner membrane [Evidence IEA];~go_component: GO:0061617 - MICOS complex [Evidence IEA]); amino-acid sequence: MAESNESKPVVPVQRSTKPVSEALLNEKWDRAISSMLIRSSLGLSFGVVFSVLLFKRRAWPAWVGLGFGAGRAWEEADSSFRRGDSPLRDALRR
- a CDS encoding ribosome biogenesis protein URB2 (COG:S;~EggNog:ENOG410PRR1;~InterPro:IPR018849;~PFAM:PF10441;~antiSMASH:Cluster_3.5), whose translation is MPSFAERPRSSQEALLRLEKGTASPTSQLNEATQIIGLDLALCASHPEINRAAQIRHNAAPKEEWVLRWLLKKLRTGKNYRVESASFLLLRQLVDLIPPKTLATTLKDQKFLVILNDTISDLEEDIFASVENGTAEFLCSESESSQTVGDTPEQISKRDKKGTKRKRAGENGDGDQGDAMDIDESPQSPASCFLTFIRLLDCLYSIVTLANRTLELDEIASSHLKHALRGEPESVATLLAKSFRLAALVTTQFSHGRKTTDLQHLLYVLPAILELWELRSFRRDDSENNSSNDCFAKHSFQHAMRLQHCVRSTQLDTDERAQVLQGVERLIARHVVLPAREGFFKRGGSGINYSAGDPDWTPVKPITDALRPILCDTISANEETADKVDAMKKQDLWKTAELLPNFFEIASRSVPRDTFRLQTHEAPWLETLFVAVAELAFSIAKEESPATYSSDFVLLLERLFRVVLDRKIQLSLHTLLTHAAYTGLLRNELTQVHWNLTALLIELGVDIFLPNSGLPDAINLLNALLQKILLNWQSNMSHLDPNYELIKSGIVIPLLQGFTAARDLPTFMQLWYEQLIAVEETRSQNNSLSSFTVWEDDDLCNVYSEAMRNPLTNAHFQAQLRAASVEIQHEDGRVSDSAGSYAQFVILEAGMRKRNLNFEDANEPLQNILGIATSTLSSKQTLHWRWRLWRFARDLLENNLQSTDNPFGHAVMKLTDVSAKTIQRHRKDQMKKPRAALESFEAYRFSLLAIKESIDSAGLGKFSALTREIADFFKVITKEDAVASMASPWNGRAETLELQVSLALGYFLALVRSPSVWGLIKYDIRRSLFEHTLSLAASQYHASSTGLERAPFHARFLQAWASVVCHEYLLNAPAITSDLIFVLSERIKSDVSNRKLYVESLQRIPASLVTRRQRAVLLDLLQDVIRQEDNPLEITVGMLSLMAKLADMPKSGAALTSDWEPTWNAAKSVTLQGTEVDLQIMKAFRHLHKAVIAKLLVLSDEERSKLFKKMYRKVTSKASKLKSVDRDSMDCFFLRISLSQLWVHRHQLSGVLDETELAACRQKVFDLVVAEVKSVKDQCKKQKLEDTITLIKVLDALEDFEDLATDNVEVDKFLSKIESYVEKSIDSESPLRRLIRRRVLVGRGGADKDITLPVMQVAETLPLQQLYGEQQQLFIRATLERFRSMSVDDLTGVIQQIRSIGFEGDNAAYRLLVASLAVASMPTVEDKESAAAKELSSLCTAVTESMPHSQSIEHFTFATECLDMLLRTHTRCIAQWNIDNVLAAIAVAASKAGPRINTDYAAPIYVRLCRLMGVLLGLHRQKLGGRFHLILPAMQRLLNCLFARSRKRTRSMRSEKGSTEQPLWLAPLQASHAVHFTRLLTSLCDPTVSAVSRPTQSGPGGQEGLTDQTKKAKRIAGQYLQYLIMEYAQSSLRGSMTPEVKTAILPGLYTALDVMSRETMRALNAGLDASGRSVFKALYDDYMKFGKWNKG